A region from the Lolium perenne isolate Kyuss_39 chromosome 4, Kyuss_2.0, whole genome shotgun sequence genome encodes:
- the LOC127294939 gene encoding large ribosomal subunit protein uL16 isoform X2, protein MGRRPARCYRQIKNKPYPKSRYCRGVPDPKIRIFDVGQKKRGVDEFPLCVHLASWEKENVTSEALEAARIACNKYMAKHAGKDAFHLRVRAHPYHVLRINKMLSCAGADRLQTGMRGAFGKPTGMCARVHIGQVLLSVRCRDVHAGHAQEALRRAKFKFPGRQRVIVSGKWGFTKFKRQEYLRLRSEGRIVADGVNAKLLSWHGSLEGRQRGRGVFPPSTVGSA, encoded by the exons ATGGGGAGGA ggccggcgaggtgcTACCGCCAGATCAAGAACAAGCCGTACCCCAAGTCGCGGTACTGCCGGGGCGTGCCGGACCCGAAGATCCGCATCTTCGACGTGGGGCAGAAGAAGCGGGGCGTGGACGAGTTCCCGCTGTGCGTGCACCTGGCGAGCTGGGAGAAGGAGAACGTGACGAGCGAGGCGCTGGAGGCGGCCCGGATCGCCTGCAACAAGTACATGGCCAAGCACGCCGGCAAGGACGCCTTCCACCTCCGCGTGCGCGCGCACCCCTACCACGTCCTCCGCATCAACAAGATGCTCTCCTGCGCCGGCGCCGACAGGCTCCAGACGGGCATGCGCGGCGCCTTCGGCAAGCCCACGGGGATGTGCGCCAGGGTGCACATCGGCCAGGTGCTGCTCTCCGTGCGCTGCCGCGACGTGCACGCGGGGCACGCGCAGGAGGCGCTGCGCCGGGCCAAGTTCAAGTTCCCCGGACGACAGAGGGTCATCGTCAGCGGCAAATG GGGTTTCACAAAGTTTAAGCGCCAAGAGTATCTCAGACTCAGGAGCGAGGGCCGCATCGTCGCCGATGGTGTCAACGCCAAG TTGCTCAGTTGGCATGGGTCGCTCGAGGGTCGCCAGCGGGGAAGAGGTGTCTTTCCACCCTCCACCGTAGGATCGGCTTGA
- the LOC127294939 gene encoding large ribosomal subunit protein uL16 isoform X1 — protein MLAIGPARCYRQIKNKPYPKSRYCRGVPDPKIRIFDVGQKKRGVDEFPLCVHLASWEKENVTSEALEAARIACNKYMAKHAGKDAFHLRVRAHPYHVLRINKMLSCAGADRLQTGMRGAFGKPTGMCARVHIGQVLLSVRCRDVHAGHAQEALRRAKFKFPGRQRVIVSGKWGFTKFKRQEYLRLRSEGRIVADGVNAKLLSWHGSLEGRQRGRGVFPPSTVGSA, from the exons ATGCTAGCTATAG ggccggcgaggtgcTACCGCCAGATCAAGAACAAGCCGTACCCCAAGTCGCGGTACTGCCGGGGCGTGCCGGACCCGAAGATCCGCATCTTCGACGTGGGGCAGAAGAAGCGGGGCGTGGACGAGTTCCCGCTGTGCGTGCACCTGGCGAGCTGGGAGAAGGAGAACGTGACGAGCGAGGCGCTGGAGGCGGCCCGGATCGCCTGCAACAAGTACATGGCCAAGCACGCCGGCAAGGACGCCTTCCACCTCCGCGTGCGCGCGCACCCCTACCACGTCCTCCGCATCAACAAGATGCTCTCCTGCGCCGGCGCCGACAGGCTCCAGACGGGCATGCGCGGCGCCTTCGGCAAGCCCACGGGGATGTGCGCCAGGGTGCACATCGGCCAGGTGCTGCTCTCCGTGCGCTGCCGCGACGTGCACGCGGGGCACGCGCAGGAGGCGCTGCGCCGGGCCAAGTTCAAGTTCCCCGGACGACAGAGGGTCATCGTCAGCGGCAAATG GGGTTTCACAAAGTTTAAGCGCCAAGAGTATCTCAGACTCAGGAGCGAGGGCCGCATCGTCGCCGATGGTGTCAACGCCAAG TTGCTCAGTTGGCATGGGTCGCTCGAGGGTCGCCAGCGGGGAAGAGGTGTCTTTCCACCCTCCACCGTAGGATCGGCTTGA